The Arachis ipaensis cultivar K30076 chromosome B07, Araip1.1, whole genome shotgun sequence genome includes a window with the following:
- the LOC107605869 gene encoding MAG2-interacting protein 2 isoform X2, with protein MGVWSEDDDILGVADDTDTLYFIKFNGEVIAEIVKKHLKISSPIVGLSFENESDEHKSYMFSVITSDGSLQQIELSYGQSGYTFPNYTSYHRKNLCSNIFCFDRHHELNFLVAVHKNSGSCHLSLWHTNSSRELEQLSSLQFKGLYVKPKDYRGQLTYPKVLISPQGTFITTLDLTGCLHIFKLDREGFTLSRLCLGELDDSSMFDNLSVGGSRSSVGLMDFMWWSDHILAVVERNGVVSLIDILNGSKVQEEGPAYFLPVVEGAPKYKGCLFLLATPSSQERSNPSDVGSTDELQHIEWITEDRLNQFHFSRLLWCLVTFSEKSVPEMYSILISKKRYHDALDFADSHGLDKDEVLKSQWLNSSQGLNEINKYLSSIKDREFVLSECVDRIGPTEDAVKALLDYGLHITDHYRFSEVDDHTSTLVWNARLARLRILQFRDRLETFLGVNMGRFSVQEYGKFRVMPISEAAVALAESGKIGALNLLFKRHPYSLSPFMLEILSAIPETVPAETYVQLLPGRSPPAGVAVRKDDWVECEKMVCFINTSVESHDIQIQVKTEPLVKHFLGTFWPSIDELTNWYKTRARFMDDFSGQLDNCLSFLEFALHKGLSELQQFHQDVLYLYQIIYSDDSDGETSSNMSLAKWGELSDYDKFKFMLKGVKEENVNERLRNRAIPFMHGKLHMVSLSGDISLLDSANQNIEKSFLVRWLTETALVNKLNICLVVIEEGCRNFQSNAYFKSDVEAIDCALQCIYLSTVTDRWSTMASILSKLPPLHGTTIQIENLERRLRLAEGHIEAGRLLAFYQVPKPLNFFVEAESDEKGVKQIIRLILSKFIRRQPSRSDSEWATMWRDMQYLREKAFPFLDLEYILVEFCRGLLKAGKFSLARNYLKGTSSVSLASEKAESLVIQAARDYFFSASSLSCSEIWNARECLNLYPNSANVKAEADIIDALTVKLPNLGVNILPMQFRQIKDPMEIVKMAITSPTGAYFHVDELIEVARLLGLRSADEIAAVEEAIAREAAVSGDLQLAFDLCLVLARKGHGYVWDLCAAIARGPALENMDVDSRKQLLGFALSYCDEESIGELLHAWKDLDLQGQCETLMISTGTNSSRFSLQGSSFNSLPKQSIQNICFQASNDMNTNNQDVHLEKIKEELSAVAKSLAIGDQADWASSLTENVKVLSFAASQLPWLLDLSKKGEHDTKFITGKQYLNIRTQAVVIILSWLARNEFSPRDNLIASLAKSVMEQPVTEEEDIIGCSYLLNLFDAFNGVEIIEEQLKIRKDYQQVCSIMNVGMAYSLLHNSGIGTDPIQRKELLKMRFKEKHASPTSDEIDKLGKVQSSFWREWKLKLEEQKRLTDHSRALQKIIPGVETERFLSGDSIYIENVVLNLIESVKMEKKHILKDILKLADTYGLKSTEVLLQYLSAVLVSDVWTNDDITAEIADCKGKVVDNGANTIETISSIVYPAIDGCNKLRLAYVYGLLAECYLQLESTKDSSPMAYHDHQNSDLRFAHYYRVIEQECKRVSFVNNLNFKNIAGLHGLNFECFSEEVYACIDDSSLSALSKMVQTLANIYGDSLPEGFMSWQDVYKHYILHLLSDLESKAANESSGRTPEYLQSFISKLEHSYGSCRSYIRLLSQSDALGIMKKYFTIIIPLYSSYGFIPDNSTWQDCLIVLLDFWMRLADDMKEVALEESSGETVCFNPVCLISCLKAFMKLVMEDIISPSQGWGSIYGYVQCGLSGESTLEIYNFCKAMIFSGCGYGAVAEVFSVASSESGLASDSGQGSQDLPHFYLDILEAVLQELVNGSHENRNLFHILSSLSKFESDVKVMQCVRRVIWERMVQFSDNLQLPSSIRVYVLELMQYISGKSIKGFSAEMEANVQPWEEWNELLFAGSKSETDVNKQLLDNKDSSNRFTNTLVALKSSQLVASISPSIEITADDLLNVDSAVSCFLKFFGEASNDSHFDALIAILEEWDGLFTTVKDRQRENAAEASEGGNDWNNDDWDEGWESLEEVENTEKVKKGDSASVHPLHVCWTEIFKKLISVSRFSDVLRLIDQSLSKPNVTLLDEDDGRSLSQIALGIDCFAALKMTLLLPYKALHLQCLVAIEDNLRQSIPALMIRNVELLILVLSSGLLTTISSDSTYGKSFSYICYLIGNLSNQCQQALVSGKRINTSEDAENPLLLFRTTLFPMFISELVKADQHVLAGFLVTKFMHTNESLSLINIAEASLDRYLERQLHLLQVNEIPVDKTCITLKNTVGSLRGKMSSLIQSTLPLLPTRVR; from the exons ATGGGAGTGTGGTCTGAAGATGATGACATTCTTGGGGTTGCTGATGATACTGATACGCTATATTTTATCAAATTCAATGGTGAAGTAATAGCTGAAATTGTGAAGAAGCATTTGAAAATATCTTCACCAATTGTTGGCCTATCTTTTGAAAATGAGTCAGATGAGCACAAGTCTTACAT GTTCTCTGTCATTACATCTGATGGTTCACTTCAACAAATTGAGCTCAGTTATGGACAAAGTGGATATACCTTTCCCAATTATACTTCTTATCACAGGAAAAATCTCTGCAGCAATATTTTCTGCTTTGACCGTCATCATGAACTTAACTTTTTGGTGGCTGTTCACAAGAACTCTG GGTCTTGCCATCTTTCTCTTTGGCATACAAATTCAAGTAGAGAACTGGAGCAGTTGTCCTCTTTGCAGTTTAAGGGATTATATGTAAAACCAAAAGATTACAGAGGTCAACTAACATATCCAAAGGTGCTAATCTCACCACAAGGTACATTCATTACTACACTGGATTTGACAGGGTGCTTGCATATTTTTAAGTTGGACAGAGAAGGCTTCACGCTATCTCGGCTTTGCTTGGGGGAGCTAGACGATTCATCAATGTTTGATAATTTATCAGTTGGAGGGAGTAGGTCCTCTGTGGGACTTATGGATTTTATGTGGTGGAGTGACCATATCCTTGCTGTTGTAGAAAGGAATGGTGTTGTTTCATTGATTGACATCCTAAATGGTTCAAAAGTTCAGGAAGAGGGTCCTGCATACTTTTTGCCTGTTGTAGAAGGTGCACCAAAATACAAGGGATGTCTTTTTCTGTTAGCAACTCCGTCATCTCAAGAAAGATCTAATCCTTCTGATGTTGGATCAACAGATGAGTTACAACATATAGAGTGGATCACTGAAGATAGGCTTAATCAGTTTCACTTTTCTAGGTTGCTCTGGTGCCTTGTTACTTTTTCTGAGAAATCTGTCCCTGAAATGTACAGTATATTGATTAGCAAGAAAAGATATCATGATGCTCTGGATTTCGCTGATAGTCATGGACTGGATAAAGATGAAGTTCTGAAGTCACAATGGTTGAATTCTAGTCAAGgattaaatgaaataaataaatatttgtcAAGTATTAAGGATAGAGAGTTTGTACTTTCCGAATGTGTTGATAGAATTGGACCTACAGAAGATGCTGTGAAAGCTTTACTGGATTATGGTCTCCACATCACTGACCATTATAGATTCTCAGAAGTAGATGATCATACTTCTACTCTAGTATGGAATGCTCGTTTGGCCAGACTTCGAATTTTGCAATTTAGAGATAGGTTAGAAACATTTCTCGGAGTAAACATGGGAAG GTTTTCTGTGCAGGAATATGGCAAGTTTCGTGTTATGCCTATTAGCGAAGCTGCTGTAGCACTGGCTGAAAGCGGAAAAATTGGTGCCTTAAATTTGCTGTTTAAGCGTCATCCATATTCTTTATCTCCATTTATGTTGGAAATTTTATCTGCCATCCCAGAAACAGTTCCTGCCGAAACATATGTGCAGCTTCTTCCTGGGAGATCTCCTCCTGCTGGTGTTGCAGTGAGGAAAGATGATTGGGTTGAATGTGAGAAGATGGTTTGTTTCATTAACACATCAGTTGAAAGCCATGACATTCAAATCCAAGTCAAAACTGAACCACTTGTTAAACATTTTCTTGGAACTTTTTGGCCATCCATTGATGAGCTCACCAATTGGTATAAAACAAGAGCTAGATTCATGGATGATTTCAGTGGGCAGCTGGATAATTGTTTAAGCTTTCTTGAGTTTGCTCTTCACAAAGGTTTATCTGAGTTGCAGCAATTCCATCAGGATGTCCTATACTTGTATCAAATTATTTATTCTGATGACAGTGATGGCGAAACAAGCTCCAATATGAGTCTTGCCAAGTGGGGAGAGTTGTCGGACTatgataaatttaaatttatgcTTAAGGGAGTCAAAGAGGAGAATGTAAATGAAAGACTACGCAATAGAGCTATTCCTTTTATGCATGGAAAGCTTCACATGGTATCTCTAAGCGGAGATATTAGTCTTCTTGATTCTGCAAATCAAAATATAGAGAAATCATTTCTGGTGAGATGGTTGACAGAAACTGCTTTGGTGAATAAATTGAACATATGCTTGGTGGTTATTGAGGAAGGGTGCAGAAACTTCCAAAGTAATGCCTATTTCAAAAGTGATGTTGAAGCTATTGACTGTGCTTTGCAATGCATATATTTGTCCACAGTTACAGATAGGTGGAGTACAATGGCATCCATTCTATCTAAATTACCTCCGCTACAtg GTACTACAATTCAAATAGAGAACCTTGAGAGAAGACTTAGACTTGCTGAAGGTCATATTGAAGCTGGGAGACTCTTGGCATTCTACCAG GTCCCAAAGCCATTAAACTTTTTTGTGGAGGCTGAATCAGATGAGAAGGGTGTCAAACAGATCATTCGCCTTATTCTATCTAAATTTATTCGCCGTCAACCTAGCCGATCTGATAGTGAATGGGCCACTATGTGGCGTGATATGCAATACTTGAGGGAAAAAGCATTTCCTTTCCTGGACCTGGAGtatattttggttgaattttgcaGAGGGCTGCTCAAAGCTGGGAAGTTCTCTCTTGCAAGAAATTACTTGAAGGGTACGAGTTCAGTTTCTTTGGCATCGGAGAAGGCAGAAAGCCTTGTCATTCAAGCAGCTAGGGATTACTTTTTCTCAGCTTCAAGTCTTTCTTGTTCAGAA ATCTGGAATGCTAGAGAATGCCTTAACCTATATCCAAATAGTGCAAATGTCAAGGCAGAGGCAGATATTATTGATGCACTTACAGTTAAGCTTCCCAACCTTGGGGTGAACATTCTGCCCATGCAGTTCAGGCAAATAAAGGATCCTATGGAGATTGTGAAAATGGCAATCACAAGTCCAACTGGAGCATATTTTCATGTTGATGAACTTATTGAAGTTGCTAGACTTCTTGGCCTGAGGTCTGCAGATGAAATAGCAGCTGTTGAGGAAGCTATTGCTAGAGAAGCTGCAGTTTCAGGTGATTTGCAATTGGCATTTGATCTTTGTCTTGTTTTGGCCCGCAAGGGGCATGGTTACGTATGGGATTTATGTGCTGCAATTGCAAGAGGTCCTGCTCTTGAAAATATGGATGTAGACTCTAGAAAGCAACTTTTAGGCTTTGCTTTGAGCTACTGTGATGAGGAATCCATTGGGGAGCTTCTCCATGCATGGAAAGACTTGGATTTGCAAGGCCAGTGTGAAACATTAATGATTTCGACAGGGACAAATTCTTCAAGATTTTCATTACAGGGTTCGTCTTTTAACTCACTTCCCAAACAAAGCATTCAAAATATTTGCTTTCAAGCGTCTAATGACATGAATACCAACAATCAGGATGTTCATCTTGAGAAAATTAAAGAAGAGCTTTCTGCTGTTGCTAAAAGCTTAGCTATTGGTGATCAAGCAGATTGGGCATCGTCCTTGACTGAAAATGTAAAAGTTCTGTCTTTTGCTGCTTCACAACTCCCTTGGTTGCTTGACTTGAGTAAGAAAGGAGAACATGATACAAAATTCATAACTGGGAAGCAGTATTTGAACATCAGAACACAGGCTGTGGTGATCATTTTGTCCTGGTTGGCTAGAAATGAATTTTCCCCTAGAGACAATCTGATTGCTTCTCTAGCAAAATCAGTTATGGAGCAACCAGTTACTGAAGAAGAAGATATAATTGGGTGTTCTTATCTTTTGAAtctttttgatgctttcaatGGAGTGGAAATTATAGAAGAACAGCTCAAAATACGAAAAGATTACCAGCAAGTTTGTAGCATCATGAATGTTGGGATGGCTTACAGCTTATTACACAATTCTGGAATAGGGACTGATCCTATTCAGAGGAAGGAGCTATTGAAGATGAGGTTTAAGGAAAAGCATGCATCACCCACTTCTG ATGAAATAGATAAGCTTGGCAAGGTACAGTCCTCATTTTGGAGAGAGTGGAAACTGAAACTAGAAGAGCAAAAGCGTCTGACTGATCATTCCAGAGCACTACAAAAGATAATTCCTGGGGTTGAAACAGAGCGTTTTCTGTCTGGGGATTCCATTTATATTGAGAATGTAGTTCTTAATCTCATTGAGTCAGTAAAAATGGAGAAAAAGCACATTCTGAAGGACATTTTAAAATTGGCTGATACTTATGGCTTAAAGAGTACTGAG GTGCTATTGCAATACTTAAGTGCTGTCCTTGTTTCTGATGTTTGGACAAATGATGATATTACAGCTGAAATTGCagattgtaaaggaaaagtagtTGACAATGGAGCCAATACCATTGAAACCATTTCATCAATTGTATACCCAGCAATTGATGGGTGCAACAAACTCCGGCTTGCTTATGTGTATGGCCTGTTGGCAGAGTGCTACTTGCAGCTGGAAAGCACCAAAGATTCATCACCAATGGCATATCATGATCATCAAAATTCTGATTTAAGGTTTGCTCATTATTACAGAGTCATTGAGCAAGAGTGCAAACGTGTATCATTTGTTAACAATCTTAACTTCAAAAATATAGCTGGTTTACATGGTTTGAATTTTGAGTGTTTTAGTGAGGAAGTTTATGCATGTATAGACGACAGTAGCTTGTCAGCTTTGTCAAAAATGGTACAGACTCTTGCAAATATTTACGGCGATTCATTGCCCGAGGGATTCATGTCATGGCAGGATGTCTACAAGCATTACATCCTGCATTTGCTCAGTGATTTGGAGAGCAAAGCTGCAAATGAATCTAGTGGCAGAACGCCTGAGTACCTTCAAAGCTTCATAAGTAAGCTTGAGCACAGCTATGGTTCATGCCGATCATACATTAGACTTTTGAGTCAGTCTGATGCTTTGGGGATCATGAAGAAGTACTTCACTATAATCATTCCTCTTTACAGTTCTTATGGATTCATACCAGACAATTCAACATGGCAAGACTGTCTTATTGTTCTTCTAGACTTCTGGATGAGACTGGCAGATGATATGAAAGAAGTTGCATTGGAGGAAAGCTCAGGAGAAACTGTTTGCTTCAATCCAGTGTGTTTAATAAGTTGTCTGAAAGCTTTTATGAAATTGGTGATGGAGGATATAATCTCACCAAGTCAGGGATGGGGAAGTATTTATGGCTATGTCCAGTGTGGTTTGAGTGGCGAGTCTACTTTAGAAATTTATAATTTCTGCAAAGCTATGATTTTTTCTGGCTGTGGGTATGGGGCCGTTGCTGAGGTTTTTTCTGTTGCATCGTCAGAATCAGGTTTAGCTTCTGATTCTGGCCAAGGTTCCCAAGATCTTCCTCATTTCTATTTGGATATTCTGGAAGCTGTTCTGCAGGAATTAGTCAATGGATCCCATGAGAACCGGAACCTGTTTCATATATTGTCATCTTTAAGCAAGTTTGAAAGTGATGTAAAAGTCATGCAATGTGTTAGACGTGTAATTTGGGAAAGAATGGTACAGTTCTCCGACAATTTACAGTTGCCAAGCTCCATCAGAGTTTATGTGTTAGAGCTTATGCAATATATATCAGGTAAAAGTATAAAGGGTTTCTCAGCTGAAATGGAAGCCAATGTCCAACCGTGGGAAGAATGGAATGAGTTGCTTTTTGCTGGCAGCAAGAGTGAGACTGATGTCAACAAGCAGTTGCTGGATAACAAAGATTCTTCTAATAGGTTTACAAATACTCTGGTTGCTCTAAAATCATCTCAGCTTGTAGCATCGATCTCTCCTAGCATAGAAATCACCGCAGACGACCTATTGAATGTAGACTCGGCTGTTTCTTGCTTTCTGAAGTTCTTTGGAGAAGCGAGTAATGATTCCCACTTTGATGCTCTGATAGCTATTTTGGAAGAGTGGGATGGACTGTTCACAACAGTGAAAGATCGACAAAGAGAAAATGCTGCTGAAGCATCTGAAGGTGGGAATGACTGGAACAATGATGATTGGGACGAGGGATGGGAAAGTCTTGAGGAAGTGGAAAACACCGAGAAAGTAAAGAAAGGGGACTCTGCTTCTGTTCATCCGTTACATGTGTGTTGGACAGAAATATTTAAAAAGCTCATAAGCGTATCAAGGTTTAGTGATGTGCTGAGACTGATTGATCAATCATTATCAAAACCGAATGTTACGTTACTTGATGAAGATGATGGCAGGAGCTTAAGCCAGATAGCACTCGGCATCGATTGCTTTGCGGCTTTGAAGATGACATTGTTGCTGCCTTACAAAGCATTACACTTACAGTGTCTGGTTGCAATTGAGGATAACTTGCGTCAAAGCATCCCTGCTTTAATGATTAGGAATGTTGAGTTACTAATTCTCGTTCTCTCATCTGGGCTTCTCACTACTATCTCCAGCGACTCCACCTATGGTAAAAGTTTCTCTTATATCTGCTATTTGATTGGAAACTTATCCAATCAATGTCAACAAGCTTTGGTATCAGGTAAAAGAATCAACACTAGTGAAGACGCTGAGAATCCATTGCTGCTTTTCAGAACGACCCTTTTCCCTATGTTCATATCAGAACTTGTGAAAGCTGATCAGCATGTTCTAGCTGGATTTCTTGTCACAAAATTCATGCACACTAATGAGTCGCTGAGTCTCATTAACATTGCAGAGGCCAGTCTCGATAGGTATCTGGAAAGGCAGTTGCACTTGCTACAGGTCAATGAGATCCCTGTTGACAAGACATGTATAACACTGAAGAACACTGTTGGAAGCTTGAGAGGCAAGATGAGCAGTTTAATCCAGTCCACATTGCCATTGCTTCCTACTAGAGTTAGATGA